One Halobaculum sp. CBA1158 DNA segment encodes these proteins:
- the polX gene encoding DNA polymerase/3'-5' exonuclease PolX: MRNAEVAARFEEFADLLAAKGVEYKPNAYRRAAENIREHPRAIEDLASEGGEDAVAEIDRVGDAIAAKVVEYLETGEIEELEELCDELPVDMEALTRVEGVGPKTVGTLYEELGIATLDELETAAEEGRIREVTGFGAKTEQNILDNVGFAREAGQRQRLGDARPLADRVVDYLGGESAVERIDVAGSIRRWKDTIGDVDVLVAGDDADAVVSAFTDWSPADEVIEAGDQKASVRADGVRVDLRVVVPEEFGAALQYFTGSKDHNVRLRNLAIDRGLKLNEYGVFDVSAVDDPDAGQRVGERLGGRTESEMYGALDLPVIPPELREDTGEVQAALDGDLPDLLAEDEIRGDLHTHTEWSDGGNAIAELVEAASDRGYEYYCVTDHAEGPGVFGDTGLSAGDVREQAEAVAAVREDADIDVLHGVEANVDADGDVTTSDDLLAELDIVIASPHAALDRDDATERLIRAVEHPHVDVLGHPTGRLINRRSGLGVDFERLAAAAADAGTALEVNANPARLDLDGGGVRAAVDAGATIAVNTDAHSPAEFDNVRYGVHTARRGWAETADVLNARDADGLRSFLEG, translated from the coding sequence ATGCGAAACGCCGAGGTCGCCGCCCGGTTCGAGGAGTTCGCCGACCTGCTGGCGGCGAAGGGCGTCGAGTACAAGCCCAACGCCTACCGCCGCGCCGCCGAGAACATCCGCGAACACCCCCGCGCGATCGAGGACCTCGCGAGCGAGGGCGGGGAGGACGCCGTCGCCGAGATCGACCGCGTCGGCGACGCGATCGCCGCGAAGGTGGTCGAGTACCTCGAGACCGGCGAGATCGAGGAGTTGGAGGAGCTTTGCGACGAGCTTCCGGTCGACATGGAGGCGCTGACACGCGTCGAGGGCGTCGGCCCGAAGACGGTCGGCACGCTGTACGAGGAGCTTGGGATCGCCACCCTCGACGAACTGGAGACGGCCGCCGAGGAGGGGCGGATTCGAGAGGTCACGGGGTTCGGGGCGAAGACCGAGCAGAACATCCTCGACAACGTCGGGTTTGCCAGGGAGGCGGGTCAGCGCCAGCGACTCGGCGACGCGCGCCCGCTCGCCGACCGCGTGGTCGACTACCTCGGCGGCGAGTCGGCCGTCGAGCGGATCGACGTGGCGGGGTCGATCCGCCGATGGAAGGACACCATCGGCGACGTGGACGTGCTCGTCGCCGGCGACGACGCCGACGCCGTCGTCTCGGCGTTCACCGACTGGAGCCCGGCCGACGAGGTCATCGAGGCGGGCGACCAGAAGGCCAGCGTCCGCGCCGACGGCGTCCGGGTCGACCTCCGGGTCGTGGTGCCCGAGGAGTTCGGGGCGGCGCTCCAGTACTTCACCGGATCGAAGGACCACAACGTCCGGCTCCGAAACCTCGCTATCGACCGGGGCCTGAAGCTCAACGAGTACGGCGTCTTCGACGTGAGTGCGGTCGACGACCCCGACGCTGGCCAGCGCGTCGGGGAGCGACTCGGCGGTCGGACGGAGTCGGAGATGTACGGCGCGCTCGACCTGCCGGTGATCCCGCCCGAACTCAGAGAGGACACCGGGGAGGTCCAAGCGGCGCTCGACGGCGACCTCCCCGATCTCCTCGCTGAAGACGAGATCCGCGGCGACCTCCACACCCACACCGAGTGGTCCGACGGCGGCAACGCGATCGCCGAGTTGGTCGAGGCGGCGTCCGACCGCGGCTACGAGTACTACTGTGTCACCGACCACGCCGAGGGTCCGGGCGTCTTCGGCGACACCGGGCTCTCGGCGGGGGACGTGCGCGAGCAGGCCGAGGCGGTCGCCGCCGTCCGCGAGGACGCCGACATCGACGTGCTCCACGGCGTGGAGGCGAACGTCGACGCCGACGGCGACGTGACCACGAGCGACGACCTGCTCGCGGAGCTCGACATCGTGATCGCCTCGCCGCACGCCGCGCTTGACCGCGACGACGCCACCGAACGGCTGATCCGCGCGGTCGAACACCCCCACGTCGACGTCCTCGGCCACCCGACCGGCCGACTCATCAACCGACGATCCGGCCTGGGCGTGGACTTCGAGCGCCTCGCGGCGGCCGCCGCCGACGCCGGCACCGCGCTGGAGGTGAACGCCAACCCCGCCCGCCTCGACCTCGACGGCGGGGGCGTTCGCGCGGCCGTCGACGCCGGCGCGACGATCGCCGTGAACACCGACGCCCACTCGCCTGCCGAGTTCGACAACGTCCGTTACGGCGTCCACACGGCCCGGCGAGGGTGGGCCGAGACGGCGGACGTGCTGAACGCCCGCGACGCCGACGGCCTCCGGTCGTTCCTCGAGGGGTGA
- a CDS encoding DUF5788 family protein: MQEYQRKQLLERVNKESATIGADIPDRIEVQGEEIDLRTFVFEIKRRETIPEGERERVERAKRNLRRERLERLEEIEENRVDFETGEELAASIIGIDRALEALDTLRPADVNTEAERQEAMDQKRWMSFLKKALGREDASGGKRGGY; the protein is encoded by the coding sequence GTGCAGGAGTACCAGCGAAAACAGCTCCTCGAACGCGTCAACAAGGAGAGCGCGACCATCGGCGCGGACATCCCCGACCGCATCGAGGTGCAGGGCGAGGAGATCGACCTCCGGACGTTCGTCTTCGAGATCAAACGCCGCGAGACGATCCCCGAGGGCGAGCGCGAGCGCGTCGAGCGGGCGAAGCGAAATCTCCGCCGCGAGCGCCTCGAACGCCTGGAGGAGATCGAGGAGAACCGCGTCGACTTCGAGACCGGCGAGGAACTGGCCGCCAGCATCATCGGCATCGACCGCGCGCTGGAGGCGCTCGACACCCTCCGTCCCGCCGACGTGAACACGGAGGCCGAACGCCAGGAGGCGATGGACCAGAAGCGCTGGATGAGCTTCCTGAAGAAGGCGCTCGGACGGGAGGACGCCAGCGGCGGCAAGCGCGGCGGGTACTAG
- a CDS encoding methylmalonyl-CoA mutase family protein produces MYDEDDLAEIRESREEWEEETRDPVIDAHGERKDRFATVSNLEIDDLYTPEDVADIDYEEDIGFPGEEPYTRGPYPTMYRGQTWTMRQFAGFGTAEETNERFHYLIENGQTGLSTAFDMPSLMGKDSDDPLSDGEVGKEGVAVDTLRDMEILFDGIDIGEVSTSFTINPSAPVIFAMYVALADRKGIPRDQLRGTFQNDMLKEFIAQKEWVIPPEPSLDLVTDTVEFAIEETPGIYPISVSGYHIREAGSTAIQELAFTLADGFAYVEDAVERGMDVDEVAPQLSFFFNSHNSIFEEVAKFRAGRRIYATIMDEWYDAEEEASKRLKFHTQTAGQSLTAQQPLNNIVRVTIQALAGVLGGTQSLHTNSFDEALALPSEQAVRVALRTQQIIAEESGAADSADPLAGSFMVESLTDEVEEKTMAYLEELKEMGDGSVRDGVLAGIEQGYFHREIQEASYEYQERVDDGEEVVVGVNKYTVDDDPEPDLLHVDEEVQQRQLDRLESVKDERDDAAVEETLSALDSAIENDENVMPYVVDAVKEYATMGEIMDVFEKHHGAYREKIGLAS; encoded by the coding sequence ATGTACGACGAGGACGACCTCGCGGAAATACGCGAGAGCCGCGAGGAGTGGGAAGAGGAGACCCGAGATCCCGTGATCGACGCCCACGGCGAGCGAAAGGACCGGTTCGCGACGGTCTCGAACCTGGAGATCGACGACCTGTACACGCCCGAGGACGTGGCCGACATCGACTACGAGGAGGACATCGGCTTCCCCGGCGAGGAGCCGTACACGCGCGGGCCGTACCCGACGATGTACCGCGGCCAGACGTGGACGATGCGCCAGTTCGCCGGCTTCGGCACCGCCGAGGAGACGAACGAGCGCTTCCACTACCTCATCGAGAACGGCCAGACCGGGCTCTCGACGGCGTTCGACATGCCCAGCCTGATGGGGAAAGACTCCGACGACCCGCTCTCGGACGGCGAGGTCGGCAAGGAGGGCGTCGCCGTCGACACCCTCCGCGACATGGAGATCCTCTTCGACGGCATCGACATCGGCGAGGTGTCGACCTCGTTCACGATCAACCCCAGCGCGCCCGTGATCTTCGCGATGTACGTCGCGCTCGCCGACCGGAAGGGGATCCCGCGCGACCAACTCCGGGGCACCTTCCAGAACGACATGCTCAAGGAGTTCATCGCGCAGAAGGAGTGGGTGATCCCGCCCGAGCCGTCGCTGGATCTCGTCACCGACACCGTCGAGTTCGCCATCGAGGAGACGCCGGGGATCTACCCGATCTCGGTGTCGGGCTACCACATCCGCGAGGCCGGGTCGACGGCGATCCAGGAGCTGGCGTTCACGCTCGCCGACGGCTTCGCGTACGTCGAGGACGCCGTCGAGCGCGGGATGGACGTGGACGAGGTCGCGCCCCAGCTGTCGTTCTTCTTCAACTCCCACAACTCCATCTTCGAGGAAGTCGCGAAGTTCCGGGCCGGCCGGCGCATCTACGCCACGATCATGGACGAGTGGTACGACGCGGAGGAAGAGGCGTCTAAGCGCCTGAAGTTCCACACCCAGACCGCGGGCCAGTCGCTCACCGCCCAGCAGCCCCTCAACAACATCGTCCGCGTGACGATCCAGGCGCTGGCGGGCGTGCTCGGCGGGACGCAGAGCCTCCACACGAACTCCTTCGACGAAGCGCTCGCGCTGCCCTCCGAGCAGGCTGTCCGCGTCGCCCTGCGAACCCAGCAGATCATCGCCGAGGAGTCCGGCGCGGCGGACTCGGCGGACCCGCTCGCGGGCTCGTTCATGGTCGAGAGCCTCACCGACGAGGTCGAGGAGAAGACGATGGCGTACCTGGAGGAGCTGAAGGAGATGGGCGACGGCTCCGTGCGCGACGGCGTCCTCGCGGGCATCGAACAGGGGTACTTCCACCGCGAGATCCAGGAGGCCAGCTACGAGTACCAAGAGCGCGTGGACGACGGCGAGGAGGTCGTCGTCGGCGTCAACAAGTACACCGTCGACGACGACCCCGAGCCGGACCTGCTCCACGTCGACGAGGAGGTCCAACAGCGCCAACTGGACCGGCTCGAATCGGTGAAAGACGAGCGCGACGACGCGGCCGTCGAGGAGACGCTTTCGGCGCTGGATTCGGCCATCGAGAACGACGAGAACGTCATGCCGTACGTCGTCGACGCGGTGAAGGAGTACGCGACGATGGGCGAGATCATGGACGTGTTCGAGAAACACCACGGCGCGTACCGCGAGAAGATCGGCCTCGCGTCGTAG
- a CDS encoding winged helix-turn-helix domain-containing protein has protein sequence MDGVLWYVLTGTRGGENRVRILRTLDERPRNANKLAETLDLDYTTVRHHLDVLCDNDVLEKQGDDYGAVYLPTDRARNNWDTIEQIMEQVE, from the coding sequence ATGGACGGCGTTCTGTGGTACGTGCTCACCGGAACCCGGGGGGGAGAAAACCGGGTACGGATACTCAGAACGCTGGACGAGCGACCGCGAAACGCCAACAAGCTCGCCGAGACGCTCGATCTCGACTACACGACCGTCAGACACCACCTCGACGTGTTGTGCGACAACGACGTGCTGGAGAAACAGGGCGACGACTACGGCGCGGTGTATCTCCCGACCGACCGCGCCCGCAACAACTGGGACACGATCGAACAGATCATGGAGCAGGTAGAATGA
- the acs gene encoding acetate--CoA ligase: MADDDVELEARLEEQEVFEPADSFVEQANVSDADIYDEFDENWPECWEAAADLLDWEEPYDQVLDDSNPPFYEWFTDGKLNASANCIDRHLDERGDEAAIEWVGEPVDEDNVTLTYEELHEKVNEAAAALRDLGVGEDDVVTMYMPMIPELPIAMLACARIGAPHSVVFAGFSADALATRMNSADSEYLVTCDGYYRRGDPLDHLEKANEGLAGVEHDTDTVVVDRLGPNGDDFGHDLADDQHDWGDLMAGHEGATVDPVTRDAEDMLFLMYTSGTTGKPKGVKHTTGGYLSWTAWTSQSVLDIKPEDTYFCSADIGWITGHSYIVYGPLALGTTTMMYEGTPDHPDRDRLWEIVEDYGATQLYTAPTAIRAFMKWGPEYPDQHDLSSLRLLGTVGEPINPRAWKWYYKHIGGEECPIVDTWWQTETGGMMVTTLPGVKDMKPGSAGPPLPGLDVQIVDTNGDEVEPGRAGYLTVNKPWPGMLRTLYKNDERFIEEYWAEYSDTDSSDSEDWVYFPEDGAKIDEDGYITVLGRVDDVLNVSGHRLGTMEIESAIVGVEGVAEAAVVGGDHPVKGEAVYAYVITEDGQEETEAFRAEIVEAVEDAIGPIARPEQVIFTPELPKTRSGKIMRRLLEDIANGDDLGNTSTLRNPDIVEDIREVVQGD, from the coding sequence ATGGCAGATGATGACGTGGAACTGGAGGCACGGCTCGAGGAACAGGAGGTGTTCGAGCCCGCCGATTCGTTCGTCGAGCAGGCGAACGTCTCGGACGCCGACATCTACGACGAGTTCGACGAGAACTGGCCGGAGTGCTGGGAGGCGGCGGCCGATCTCCTCGACTGGGAGGAGCCGTACGATCAGGTGCTCGACGACTCGAACCCGCCGTTTTACGAGTGGTTCACCGACGGGAAGCTGAACGCCTCGGCGAACTGTATCGACCGGCACCTCGACGAGCGCGGCGACGAGGCCGCCATCGAGTGGGTCGGCGAGCCGGTCGACGAGGACAACGTCACGCTGACGTACGAGGAACTGCACGAGAAGGTGAACGAGGCGGCCGCGGCGCTGCGGGACCTGGGCGTCGGCGAGGACGACGTCGTCACCATGTACATGCCGATGATCCCGGAGCTGCCGATCGCGATGCTGGCGTGTGCGCGCATCGGCGCGCCGCACTCGGTGGTGTTCGCGGGCTTCTCGGCCGACGCGTTGGCGACGCGGATGAACTCGGCGGACTCGGAGTACCTCGTCACGTGTGACGGCTACTACCGCCGCGGCGACCCGCTCGACCACCTCGAGAAGGCCAACGAGGGACTCGCGGGCGTCGAGCACGACACCGACACCGTCGTCGTCGACCGGCTCGGCCCCAACGGCGACGACTTCGGCCACGACCTGGCCGACGACCAGCACGACTGGGGCGACCTGATGGCCGGTCACGAGGGCGCGACGGTGGATCCGGTCACCCGCGACGCCGAGGACATGCTGTTCCTGATGTACACCTCGGGAACGACCGGCAAGCCGAAGGGGGTGAAACACACCACCGGCGGCTACCTCTCGTGGACCGCGTGGACCTCCCAGTCGGTGCTCGATATCAAGCCCGAGGACACGTACTTCTGCTCGGCGGACATCGGCTGGATCACCGGCCACTCCTACATCGTGTACGGCCCGCTCGCGCTGGGCACGACGACGATGATGTACGAGGGGACGCCCGATCACCCCGACCGCGACCGCCTCTGGGAGATCGTCGAGGACTACGGGGCGACCCAACTGTACACCGCGCCGACGGCCATCCGCGCGTTCATGAAGTGGGGACCGGAGTACCCGGACCAGCACGACCTCTCCAGCCTGCGGCTGCTCGGGACGGTCGGGGAGCCGATCAACCCCCGAGCGTGGAAGTGGTACTACAAGCACATCGGTGGTGAGGAGTGCCCCATCGTCGACACCTGGTGGCAGACCGAGACCGGCGGCATGATGGTGACGACGCTGCCGGGCGTCAAGGACATGAAGCCCGGCTCGGCGGGACCGCCGCTGCCCGGCCTCGACGTGCAGATCGTCGACACCAACGGCGACGAGGTCGAGCCCGGTCGCGCGGGCTACCTCACGGTGAACAAGCCGTGGCCCGGGATGCTTCGGACCCTGTACAAGAACGACGAGCGCTTCATCGAGGAGTACTGGGCGGAGTACTCCGACACCGACTCCTCGGACTCCGAGGACTGGGTGTACTTCCCCGAGGACGGCGCGAAGATCGACGAGGACGGCTACATCACCGTCCTCGGCCGCGTCGACGACGTGCTCAACGTCTCCGGGCACCGCCTCGGGACGATGGAGATCGAGTCGGCCATCGTCGGCGTCGAGGGCGTCGCCGAGGCCGCCGTCGTCGGCGGCGACCACCCCGTGAAGGGAGAGGCCGTCTACGCGTACGTCATCACCGAGGACGGGCAGGAGGAGACCGAGGCGTTCCGCGCGGAGATCGTCGAGGCCGTCGAGGACGCCATCGGCCCGATCGCGCGTCCCGAACAGGTGATCTTCACGCCCGAACTCCCGAAGACGCGCTCCGGGAAGATCATGCGCCGCCTGCTGGAGGACATCGCCAACGGCGACGACCTCGGCAACACCTCGACGCTGCGCAACCCCGATATCGTCGAGGACATCCGCGAGGTCGTCCAGGGCGACTGA
- a CDS encoding long-chain-fatty-acid--CoA ligase, with protein MEKPLLVTDFLDRARRNYGDHEAVLGVDGDRFTYDELGERADGFAAALQARGIEKGDRVAVLDPNTHYHLAAAYGSFQAGAVHTPLNYRLVESDFEYILNDAGVDAIYADHAYADKVEAVRDDVPTETFITNDADAVEGDWEEFDDVIAESTDYDRPEMSEDEVITINYTSGTTGDPKGVCRTHRTETLHAYIITIHQELSDDDTYLWTLPMFHVNGWGHIYAVTGMGARHVCTRGVDAEYVFDKLRNEDVTYFCAAPTVVKMLGDHLAEHGGEPDAGQDVRVATAGAAPPEATIRTAEDEFGWYIKHVYGATETGPLITTSDARRFFDDDSEDRFAVKKTQGIGYLGTEIRVVDEDGNDVPEDGETIGEVVVRGNQVMDRYWNKPEVTEEAFTDRIEGYYHMGDLAVVDDNGMISIQDRKKDIIISGGENISSIEVEDTLFSHEKVDDVAVIPSPHDDWGETPKAFVVPVGGDPNEPGLTADDLIQYARDNMAHYKAPTRIEFVKQLPKTSTGKVQKYELRQDEWEEEERMVGEG; from the coding sequence ATGGAAAAACCGCTGCTGGTGACCGACTTCCTCGACCGGGCGCGCCGGAACTACGGGGACCACGAGGCGGTCCTCGGAGTCGACGGCGACCGGTTCACGTACGACGAACTGGGAGAGCGCGCCGACGGCTTCGCGGCCGCGTTGCAGGCGCGCGGCATCGAGAAGGGCGACCGAGTCGCGGTGTTGGACCCGAACACGCACTACCACCTGGCGGCCGCCTACGGGAGCTTCCAGGCCGGCGCGGTCCACACGCCGCTGAACTACCGGCTCGTCGAGTCGGACTTCGAGTACATCCTGAACGACGCCGGCGTCGACGCCATCTACGCGGACCACGCCTACGCCGACAAGGTCGAGGCGGTCCGCGACGACGTGCCCACGGAGACGTTCATCACGAACGACGCGGACGCCGTCGAGGGCGACTGGGAGGAGTTCGACGACGTGATCGCCGAGTCCACCGACTACGACCGCCCCGAGATGAGCGAGGACGAGGTGATCACGATCAACTACACCTCGGGGACGACCGGCGATCCGAAGGGCGTGTGCCGAACCCACCGGACGGAGACGCTGCACGCGTACATCATCACGATCCACCAGGAGCTCAGCGACGACGACACGTACCTGTGGACGCTCCCGATGTTCCACGTGAACGGGTGGGGACACATCTACGCGGTCACGGGGATGGGCGCACGCCACGTGTGCACCCGGGGCGTCGACGCCGAGTACGTCTTCGACAAGCTCCGAAACGAGGACGTGACGTACTTCTGTGCGGCCCCGACGGTCGTCAAGATGCTCGGCGACCACCTCGCAGAGCACGGCGGCGAGCCCGACGCCGGGCAGGACGTGCGCGTCGCCACCGCGGGCGCGGCACCGCCGGAGGCGACGATCCGTACGGCCGAAGACGAGTTCGGCTGGTACATCAAGCACGTGTACGGTGCGACCGAGACCGGGCCGCTCATCACCACAAGCGACGCGCGCCGGTTCTTCGACGACGACTCCGAGGACCGCTTCGCGGTGAAGAAGACCCAGGGGATCGGCTACCTCGGCACGGAGATCCGCGTCGTCGACGAGGACGGAAACGACGTGCCCGAGGACGGCGAGACGATCGGCGAGGTCGTCGTGCGCGGCAACCAGGTGATGGATCGGTACTGGAACAAGCCCGAGGTGACCGAGGAAGCGTTTACCGACCGCATCGAGGGGTACTACCACATGGGCGACCTCGCGGTCGTCGACGACAACGGGATGATCTCGATCCAGGACCGCAAGAAGGACATCATCATCTCCGGCGGCGAGAACATCTCGTCGATCGAGGTCGAAGACACCCTGTTCAGCCACGAGAAGGTCGACGACGTGGCCGTCATTCCCTCGCCCCACGACGACTGGGGAGAGACGCCGAAGGCGTTCGTCGTCCCCGTCGGCGGCGACCCGAACGAACCGGGACTCACCGCCGACGACCTGATCCAGTACGCCCGCGACAACATGGCCCACTACAAGGCCCCCACGCGGATCGAGTTCGTGAAGCAGCTTCCCAAGACCTCCACCGGGAAGGTGCAGAAGTACGAACTCCGGCAGGACGAGTGGGAGGAGGAAGAGCGGATGGTCGGCGAGGGATAG
- a CDS encoding P-loop NTPase — translation MDGRVLAVVGAKGGVGKTTTSLNLAAALAEDGRAVAVVEADLAMANAVDFLDIRVNGGRTLHDVLAGGAGVGDATYPAPGGFDVVPSGVDLDGFVASDLDRFPSAMEALKARYDAVLVDTAAGVSRETVVPMSGADASVLVSTPRVASIRDADKTMTVAERADAPVGGVVLTKSGTGRSPPADRIADFLDTELLGHVPHDETIPKAQDAGQPAVSYRPHSESATAYREVAAALRKRPDMLGMTVTTNTGGFRFGDGDDGTDAFADGGDDGRGGRDDGFTNPFG, via the coding sequence ATGGACGGACGCGTGCTCGCCGTCGTCGGCGCGAAGGGAGGCGTCGGCAAGACGACGACGAGCCTCAACCTCGCGGCCGCGCTCGCGGAGGACGGCCGCGCCGTCGCGGTCGTCGAGGCCGACCTGGCGATGGCGAACGCGGTCGACTTCCTCGACATCCGCGTCAACGGCGGGCGAACCCTCCACGACGTGCTCGCCGGCGGCGCGGGCGTCGGCGACGCGACCTACCCCGCACCGGGCGGCTTCGACGTGGTGCCAAGCGGCGTCGACCTCGACGGCTTCGTCGCCTCGGACCTGGACCGGTTCCCCTCCGCGATGGAGGCGCTGAAGGCGCGCTACGACGCCGTGCTCGTCGACACAGCCGCCGGCGTCAGCCGCGAGACGGTCGTGCCGATGTCGGGCGCGGACGCCTCCGTGCTCGTGTCGACGCCGCGGGTGGCCTCCATCCGCGACGCCGACAAGACGATGACCGTCGCCGAGCGCGCCGACGCGCCCGTCGGCGGCGTCGTGCTCACGAAGTCCGGAACCGGCCGCTCCCCGCCCGCGGACCGAATCGCCGACTTCCTCGACACCGAACTGCTGGGACACGTTCCCCACGACGAGACGATCCCGAAGGCCCAGGACGCCGGCCAGCCCGCGGTCTCGTATCGCCCGCACAGCGAGTCGGCGACCGCCTACCGCGAGGTGGCGGCGGCCCTCCGCAAGCGTCCCGACATGCTCGGGATGACGGTGACGACGAACACCGGCGGCTTCCGCTTCGGCGACGGCGACGACGGAACGGACGCGTTCGCCGACGGCGGCGACGACGGCCGCGGCGGCCGTGACGACGGGTTCACGAACCCGTTCGGGTGA
- a CDS encoding GNAT family N-acetyltransferase, translated as MDLRNATTEDVEGIRETARASLSASYGHALSADLIDGAVEAWYDAGEVTETLTDDDAVFVVAVDDGDVVGFVQSYLVERREPVGELDWLHVHPDHRGKGIGDDLLRRAETELLERGAERIEGRVLAANEAGAEFYEGEGFSEVGERTVDIGGESFLERVYARFPEGTGEQVLTEARVTDDGDQLYVAYDEADRASMAPFYATYADREREERVGYVCGNCESHDVTVDTMDRVECSDCGNKRKASRWDAAYL; from the coding sequence ATGGATCTTCGAAACGCCACGACCGAGGACGTGGAGGGCATCCGCGAGACCGCGCGTGCGTCGCTGTCCGCGTCGTACGGGCACGCGCTGTCGGCGGATCTAATCGACGGGGCGGTGGAGGCGTGGTACGACGCCGGGGAGGTAACCGAGACGCTCACGGACGACGACGCGGTGTTCGTGGTCGCCGTCGACGACGGCGACGTGGTCGGATTCGTCCAGAGTTACCTCGTCGAGCGTCGCGAGCCCGTCGGCGAACTGGACTGGCTCCACGTCCACCCGGACCACCGCGGGAAGGGGATCGGCGACGATCTGCTTCGGCGCGCGGAGACGGAGCTGTTGGAGCGCGGGGCCGAGCGCATCGAGGGGCGCGTGCTCGCGGCCAACGAGGCGGGCGCGGAGTTCTACGAGGGCGAGGGGTTCTCCGAGGTGGGCGAGCGCACGGTCGACATCGGCGGGGAATCGTTCCTCGAACGCGTGTACGCCCGCTTCCCCGAGGGGACCGGCGAGCAGGTGCTCACCGAGGCGCGGGTCACCGACGACGGCGATCAGCTCTACGTCGCCTACGACGAGGCCGACCGCGCCTCGATGGCCCCGTTCTACGCCACGTACGCCGACCGCGAGCGCGAGGAGCGCGTCGGCTACGTCTGTGGCAACTGCGAGAGCCACGACGTGACCGTCGACACGATGGACCGCGTGGAGTGTTCCGACTGCGGCAACAAGCGGAAGGCGAGCCGCTGGGACGCGGCGTACCTATGA
- a CDS encoding substrate-binding protein has product MARDTTTLSRRDVLKTSGAAGAAGLTGLAGCAGIGGGGGDSEYPALGNYPVEGDEVVFGLNVPQSGSYSQEGEDELRGYDLAVDHLNNGGGWVDNWDGLSGEGVLDKTVTTVEGDTATDPDTARQSASRMISRDNAIMVTGGSSSGVAIAVQGLCQEENVIFQCCITHSNDTTGSECVRYSFREMFNAYMTGQALAPVLAEEYGEDLNFYQLYADYSWGQTQQASMEQFFTDVGGWNQIESVPTPLGTSDYSSYLSDVPRDETDVLVLNHYGLDAANSLPQAIEAGLDEDMEIVVPLYNRLMAEAASGSIGGIFGTADWNWQLEDDATQSFVEVYREEYDRAPSYGARIAYTQTLQYAAAVERAETFYPPEVIREMEGVEYDGAGLGAETMRACDHQAQRDVLVMQGATPEEQTEDKLLNIVSQTSRDDMGYACDAGPAAECELGEYGDE; this is encoded by the coding sequence ATGGCACGAGATACCACCACACTCAGCCGACGTGACGTGCTAAAGACGTCCGGGGCCGCGGGGGCCGCCGGACTTACCGGCCTGGCCGGATGTGCAGGAATCGGCGGCGGCGGCGGCGACTCAGAGTACCCCGCGCTCGGGAACTACCCGGTCGAGGGCGACGAGGTCGTGTTCGGACTGAACGTCCCGCAGTCGGGATCGTACTCCCAGGAGGGGGAGGACGAACTGCGCGGCTACGACCTCGCGGTCGACCACCTGAACAACGGCGGCGGCTGGGTCGACAACTGGGACGGACTCTCGGGCGAGGGCGTGCTCGACAAGACGGTCACCACCGTCGAGGGTGACACCGCGACGGACCCCGACACGGCCCGACAGTCCGCCTCACGGATGATCAGCCGCGACAACGCGATCATGGTCACCGGGGGCTCGTCCTCCGGCGTCGCCATCGCGGTGCAGGGGCTGTGTCAGGAAGAGAACGTCATCTTCCAGTGTTGTATCACCCACTCCAACGACACCACCGGAAGCGAGTGCGTCCGCTACTCCTTCCGTGAGATGTTCAACGCGTACATGACTGGGCAGGCGCTCGCGCCCGTCCTCGCCGAGGAGTACGGGGAGGACCTGAACTTCTACCAGCTGTACGCCGACTACTCGTGGGGACAGACGCAGCAGGCCTCGATGGAGCAGTTCTTCACCGATGTCGGCGGTTGGAACCAGATCGAGTCGGTGCCGACGCCGCTGGGTACCTCCGACTACTCGTCGTACCTCTCGGACGTGCCCCGCGACGAGACGGACGTGCTCGTCCTCAACCACTACGGGCTGGACGCGGCGAACTCCCTCCCGCAGGCGATCGAGGCCGGGCTCGACGAGGACATGGAGATCGTCGTCCCGCTGTACAACCGGCTGATGGCCGAGGCGGCCAGCGGCTCCATCGGCGGCATCTTCGGGACGGCCGACTGGAACTGGCAGCTCGAGGACGACGCCACACAGTCGTTCGTCGAGGTGTACCGCGAGGAGTACGACCGCGCACCCAGCTACGGCGCGCGGATCGCGTACACGCAGACGCTCCAGTACGCCGCCGCCGTCGAGCGGGCGGAGACGTTCTACCCGCCGGAGGTCATCCGGGAGATGGAGGGCGTCGAGTACGACGGTGCGGGCCTCGGCGCGGAGACGATGCGCGCCTGCGACCACCAGGCCCAGCGTGACGTGCTCGTCATGCAGGGCGCGACCCCGGAGGAACAGACGGAGGACAAGCTGCTCAACATCGTCTCGCAGACCTCGCGAGACGACATGGGGTACGCGTGCGACGCGGGCCCGGCGGCCGAGTGTGAGCTGGGCGAGTACGGCGACGAGTAA